One Drosophila virilis strain 15010-1051.87 chromosome 5, Dvir_AGI_RSII-ME, whole genome shotgun sequence DNA window includes the following coding sequences:
- the LOC26530885 gene encoding uncharacterized protein encodes MAETNNKKRKPLQDDFIEIEPQAMDVEPQPAANENEAKETQAEPPAEEPTTVDKIAKKLRVRAKKTLRPSVIRRICQIPSKESKELSNNDAEVMYTNSQFGQLFDPCSRSACNMCTLAPRRRTKVRNMAKTRSKSKPKRSTAASKRKMMAKVKRHYTTACDRRLTVKSLLNFEASNRSMPAQSKKRTRQCLCTELNGQVYKLMDLPNDVHDGSSLMLSLRRRQLKRTLSKPRLATKRLVGKRPTNGRKVNKN; translated from the exons ATGGCTGAAACTAACAATAAGAAGCGC AAGCCGCTTCAGGACGATTTCATTGAAATCGAACCTCAAGCCATGGACGTGGAGCcgcagccagcagcaaatGAAAACGAGGCAAAAGAAACGCAAGCGGAGCCGCCGGCAGAGGAGCCCACAACTGTGGACAAGATCGCAAAGAAGTTGCGTGTGCGCGCCAAGAAAACGCTTAGGCCAAGCGTAATTCGACGCATTTGCCAGATTCCCTCCAAAGAAAGCAAAGAGCTCAGCAACAACGATGCCGAGGTCATGTACACGAACTCTCAGTTCGGGCAGCTGTTCGATCCATGCAGCCGCTCCGCTTGCAACATGTGCACCTTGGCGCCGCGCCGCCGCACCAAGGTCAGAAACATGGCCAAGACCAGAAGCAAGTCCAAGCCAAAGCGCTCGACGGCGGCATCCAAGCGCAAGATGATGGCCAAAGTCAAGCGACATTACACAACCGCCTGTGACAGGCGTTTAACTGTTAAATCCCTGCTAAATTTCGAGGCATCAAATCGCTCGATGCCCGCTCAATCGAAAAAGCGGACACGCCAGTGCCTCTGCACCGAGCTAAATGGCCAGGTCTATAAGCTGATGGACTTGCCCAATGATGTGCACGATGGCAGCTCTTTGATGCTCTCTTTAAGACGTCGCCAGCTTAAACGCACCTTGTCAAAGCCTCGGCTGGCCACCAAGCGACTAGTTGGCAAGCGACCCACCAATGGCCGTAAAGTAAACAAGAATTAG